One part of the Luteibacter yeojuensis genome encodes these proteins:
- a CDS encoding DesA family fatty acid desaturase translates to MLDTLLDFLSNGLTRASWGEMLVYLLVVTQLTIFTVTLYYHRSATHRGVDFHWTLNGFFRFWGWLTTGMVVKEWVAIHRKHHAKVETEEDPHSPQIFGIKKVFLDGVSLYRDASENKEDMEKYGRGTPDDWFERTLFGRHPYWGPTLMAIINLSLFGVIGLAIWAVQMVWIPFWAAGFVNGIGHWWGYRNFESSDTATNISPWGFWIGGEELHNNHHAFPSSAKFALRKWEFDIGWAAICGLRFMRLAKVLRVAPTLNIRPNVHLPDAETLKGVLTLRFQATTDYYRNVILPTMREEMGQAGESIKAVPRRLRRALADGGRWLDNDARERLQAALANRPALTTVCDFRARLVALMEERGAEKSLKALQQWIVEAEQSGIRSLQQFAQRLKGYSAVGA, encoded by the coding sequence ATGCTCGACACCCTGCTCGATTTCCTGTCCAACGGACTCACCCGCGCGAGCTGGGGAGAGATGCTGGTCTATCTGCTGGTGGTGACCCAGCTCACCATTTTCACGGTGACGCTCTATTACCACCGCAGCGCCACGCACCGCGGCGTGGACTTCCACTGGACGCTCAACGGCTTCTTCCGCTTCTGGGGCTGGCTGACCACGGGCATGGTGGTCAAGGAGTGGGTGGCCATCCACCGCAAGCACCATGCGAAGGTCGAGACCGAGGAAGATCCGCATAGCCCGCAGATCTTCGGTATCAAGAAAGTCTTCCTCGACGGCGTGTCGCTGTACCGCGACGCCAGCGAGAACAAGGAAGACATGGAGAAGTACGGCCGCGGTACGCCGGACGACTGGTTCGAGCGGACGCTGTTCGGTCGTCACCCGTACTGGGGCCCGACGCTGATGGCGATCATCAATCTCTCGCTGTTCGGCGTGATCGGTCTTGCGATCTGGGCCGTGCAGATGGTGTGGATCCCGTTCTGGGCCGCCGGCTTCGTCAACGGCATCGGCCACTGGTGGGGTTACCGTAATTTCGAGAGCTCGGACACCGCGACGAACATCTCGCCGTGGGGCTTCTGGATCGGCGGCGAAGAGCTGCACAACAACCACCACGCCTTCCCGAGCTCGGCGAAGTTCGCCCTGCGCAAATGGGAATTCGATATCGGCTGGGCGGCGATCTGCGGGCTGCGCTTCATGCGCCTCGCCAAGGTGCTGCGCGTGGCGCCCACGCTCAACATCCGCCCGAACGTGCACCTGCCCGATGCGGAGACGCTGAAGGGTGTGCTCACCCTGCGCTTCCAGGCCACCACGGATTACTACCGCAACGTGATCCTGCCGACGATGCGCGAGGAAATGGGCCAGGCCGGCGAGAGCATCAAGGCCGTGCCGCGCCGCCTGCGTCGCGCCCTGGCCGATGGTGGCCGCTGGCTCGACAACGATGCCCGCGAGCGCCTGCAGGCCGCCCTGGCCAACCGCCCGGCTCTGACCACGGTGTGCGACTTCCGCGCCCGCCTCGTCGCCCTGATGGAAGAGCGTGGCGCCGAGAAGTCGCTGAAGGCCCTGCAGCAGTGGATCGTGGAAGCCGAGCAGAGCGGCATCCGCTCGCTCCAGCAGTTCGCCCAGCGCCTGAAGGGTTATTCGGCGGTCGGCGCGTAA
- the rpmG gene encoding 50S ribosomal protein L33 produces the protein MASKRDKHRLISTAGTGHFYTTTKNKKNTPEKMVFMKYDPVVRKHVEYKEGKIK, from the coding sequence ATGGCAAGCAAGCGCGATAAGCACCGCCTGATTTCCACCGCGGGCACCGGTCACTTCTACACGACCACGAAGAACAAGAAGAACACCCCGGAAAAGATGGTCTTCATGAAGTACGACCCCGTCGTCCGGAAGCACGTGGAATACAAGGAAGGCAAGATCAAGTGA
- the secB gene encoding protein-export chaperone SecB, producing the protein MAEITANGQAGQAGQPQLVLQKIYVKDASFEAPNAPQVFQEMGETEAQPQVQLNLGHKAVDLGNDLFEVVLSLTLTCNLGERTAYLAEVHQAGIFGIAGFSPEDRDGILGSYCPNLLFPYARQMVSAMIQEGGFPPFLLQPINFDALYAEQQRQQLEGAGAHTLNS; encoded by the coding sequence ATGGCAGAAATCACCGCCAACGGCCAGGCCGGCCAGGCCGGCCAGCCGCAGCTCGTGCTGCAGAAGATCTACGTGAAGGATGCCTCCTTCGAAGCGCCGAACGCCCCGCAGGTGTTCCAGGAAATGGGCGAGACCGAAGCCCAGCCGCAGGTCCAGCTCAACCTGGGCCACAAGGCCGTGGATCTCGGCAACGACCTCTTCGAGGTGGTGCTGAGCCTTACCCTCACCTGCAACCTGGGCGAGCGCACCGCTTACCTGGCCGAGGTCCACCAGGCCGGCATCTTCGGCATCGCCGGTTTCTCGCCCGAGGATCGCGACGGCATCCTGGGCTCGTACTGCCCGAACCTCCTGTTCCCGTACGCACGCCAGATGGTTTCCGCCATGATCCAGGAGGGCGGTTTCCCGCCGTTCCTGCTCCAGCCGATCAACTTCGACGCCCTCTACGCCGAGCAGCAGCGCCAGCAGCTTGAAGGCGCAGGTGCCCATACGCTCAACAGCTGA
- the mutM gene encoding bifunctional DNA-formamidopyrimidine glycosylase/DNA-(apurinic or apyrimidinic site) lyase, with translation MPELPEVETTRRGIAPHLEGRRVAGVVLRRPDLRWPIPPEVSTLLPGQVIDSVERRAKYLLLHTGAGTALLHLGMSGVLRVLPESTPIGKHDHVDIVLDSGQVLRFTDPRRFGALLWQMPGETHELLEGIGPEPLTDAFDGDLLWRVSRGRSAAVKTFLMDNAVVVGVGNIYASEALFAAGIDPRRAAGKVSRERYARLAGEVKRILAHAIARGGTTLRDFLSPDGAPGYFYQELFAYGRAGEACKICGTSIRVVALGQRASFYCPSCQR, from the coding sequence ATGCCCGAGCTGCCCGAAGTCGAAACCACCCGCCGCGGTATCGCTCCCCACCTGGAAGGGCGCCGTGTCGCCGGCGTCGTATTGCGCCGGCCGGACCTGCGCTGGCCGATACCGCCCGAGGTCTCGACCCTCCTGCCCGGTCAGGTGATCGATAGCGTCGAACGCCGGGCGAAATACCTGCTGCTGCATACCGGGGCGGGCACCGCATTGCTCCACCTCGGCATGTCCGGGGTGCTTCGCGTGTTGCCCGAAAGCACGCCCATCGGGAAGCACGACCACGTGGACATCGTGCTCGACTCCGGCCAGGTGCTCCGCTTCACCGATCCCCGTCGCTTCGGCGCGTTGCTGTGGCAGATGCCGGGCGAGACGCACGAGCTCCTCGAAGGCATCGGACCGGAGCCGCTTACCGACGCATTCGACGGCGACCTGCTCTGGCGGGTGTCGCGCGGGCGATCGGCGGCGGTGAAGACCTTCCTCATGGACAATGCGGTCGTTGTCGGCGTGGGCAACATCTATGCGAGCGAAGCGCTGTTCGCCGCGGGCATCGATCCGCGCCGCGCGGCCGGCAAGGTTTCGCGGGAGAGGTACGCAAGACTCGCCGGCGAAGTGAAACGCATCCTTGCCCATGCGATCGCGCGCGGCGGTACCACCTTGCGCGACTTCCTTTCGCCCGACGGAGCGCCGGGTTATTTCTACCAGGAGCTGTTCGCCTATGGCCGCGCCGGCGAAGCGTGCAAGATCTGCGGCACGTCCATTCGCGTGGTGGCGCTCGGCCAACGCGCATCGTTCTACTGTCCCTCCTGTCAGCGCTGA
- a CDS encoding ABC transporter ATP-binding protein, producing MNQGVLLNVEGVSRRRAGRAAVNELSFTLNGGEVLGLLGVNGAGKSTTLSMLSGALRPDRGRIFLGGDDFVAHPAIARRMIGWLPENAPLWPELSVEEHLVAFSRLRGATRPAARRAAEAIAGRLQLGDLRRRLAGVLSQGQRQRLGLACALVHEPALVILDEPANALDPVQVGELRKLIRERAAAGAAVILSTHVLAEVVAVCDRVVILHEGRLRHDAPLRGDEGGAALEATFFAVATGAAA from the coding sequence ATGAACCAGGGTGTTTTGCTGAACGTCGAAGGCGTTTCCCGTCGCCGCGCCGGCCGCGCCGCCGTGAACGAGCTCTCCTTCACCCTGAACGGCGGTGAAGTCCTCGGGCTCCTTGGGGTCAATGGGGCCGGTAAATCCACCACCCTGTCCATGCTTTCCGGCGCCCTCCGGCCCGATCGGGGACGCATTTTCCTCGGTGGCGACGACTTCGTGGCCCATCCGGCGATCGCCCGCCGGATGATCGGCTGGCTGCCGGAGAACGCGCCGTTGTGGCCGGAGCTATCGGTCGAGGAACACCTCGTGGCGTTTTCCCGCCTGCGCGGCGCGACCCGCCCGGCCGCCCGCCGCGCGGCGGAGGCCATCGCCGGCCGTCTGCAACTGGGCGACCTGCGCCGCCGTCTCGCCGGCGTGCTCTCCCAGGGCCAGCGCCAACGCCTGGGCCTCGCCTGCGCGCTTGTCCACGAGCCCGCCCTCGTCATCCTCGACGAGCCGGCCAATGCGCTCGATCCGGTCCAGGTCGGCGAACTGCGCAAGCTTATCCGGGAGCGCGCCGCCGCCGGCGCCGCGGTGATCCTGTCCACCCACGTCCTCGCGGAAGTGGTGGCCGTGTGCGACCGCGTCGTGATCCTCCACGAGGGCCGGCTGCGCCACGATGCGCCGCTGCGCGGGGACGAAGGCGGCGCGGCCCTCGAAGCCACGTTCTTCGCCGTCGCCACGGGAGCCGCCGCATGA
- a CDS encoding GldG family protein has translation MRRLDRWFVLLGLFVAAGCLGFLSSRHAWTFDWTRGARASLAPESVAVLDKLRGPVDVVGYISPTGPLREQIAAVMERYVREKKDLRLSFVDPDLDPAASRQLGISGDGALLVRYQGREERVESPINERNLSNALERLARGGQRIVAFVTGDGERQGDGHANADLGTFMSQVERRGIRAVPLNFSQTQGVPEHTDLVVLASPMAPLPAGSVAALVDYVRGGGNLLWLTEPSNDDLGTGALADVLGIRVLPGVLVDGQGSTLNVDDPRIVVLGDYPFHAITRAFRDTTLFPQVSALAQVSSHDWAVVPFLRSGERSWTAFGGIDNEKPSTIAFHPEAGELKGPLDFGFALNRLSPSPAKSEQRAVVIGDGDFLSNTYVGNGGNRALGERILDWLLGDDVLVDLPARGAPDRVISVSQDGLNLVSIAFLVCLPLLLLGLGAGIAWRRRRR, from the coding sequence ATGCGCCGCCTCGATCGCTGGTTCGTGCTCCTCGGCCTCTTCGTCGCCGCCGGCTGCCTCGGTTTCCTCAGTTCGCGGCACGCGTGGACGTTCGACTGGACGCGCGGCGCGCGCGCCAGCCTCGCGCCCGAAAGCGTCGCCGTGCTGGACAAGCTTCGCGGCCCTGTCGACGTCGTCGGTTACATCTCGCCGACCGGACCGTTGCGCGAACAGATCGCGGCGGTGATGGAGCGCTACGTGCGCGAGAAAAAGGATCTCCGCCTCTCCTTCGTCGATCCCGACCTCGATCCCGCCGCTTCGCGCCAGCTCGGTATTTCCGGCGACGGCGCGCTGCTCGTGCGCTACCAGGGCCGCGAGGAGCGCGTGGAAAGCCCGATCAACGAGCGCAACCTCTCCAACGCGCTCGAACGCCTCGCCCGTGGCGGCCAGCGCATCGTCGCCTTCGTCACCGGCGACGGCGAGCGTCAGGGCGACGGTCACGCCAACGCGGACCTCGGCACCTTCATGAGCCAGGTGGAACGCCGCGGCATCCGGGCCGTGCCGCTCAACTTCAGCCAGACGCAAGGCGTGCCCGAGCACACCGACCTCGTCGTGCTCGCGAGCCCGATGGCGCCGCTGCCCGCGGGAAGCGTGGCGGCGCTCGTCGACTACGTGCGCGGCGGCGGCAACCTGCTGTGGCTTACCGAGCCCTCCAACGACGACCTGGGCACCGGTGCGCTCGCCGATGTGCTCGGCATCCGCGTCCTGCCCGGCGTGCTCGTGGACGGCCAGGGCAGCACGCTCAACGTCGACGATCCGCGCATCGTCGTGCTCGGCGACTATCCGTTCCACGCGATCACCCGGGCGTTCCGCGACACGACCCTCTTCCCGCAGGTGTCCGCGTTGGCGCAGGTCTCTTCGCACGATTGGGCGGTCGTGCCCTTCCTCCGCTCGGGCGAGCGCAGCTGGACGGCCTTCGGCGGCATCGACAACGAGAAGCCCTCCACGATCGCCTTCCATCCCGAAGCGGGCGAACTGAAGGGCCCGCTCGATTTCGGCTTCGCGCTGAATCGCCTGTCGCCCAGCCCGGCCAAGAGCGAACAGCGCGCCGTCGTCATCGGCGACGGCGATTTCCTGTCGAACACCTATGTCGGCAACGGCGGTAACCGCGCGCTCGGCGAACGCATCCTCGACTGGCTGCTCGGCGACGACGTGCTCGTGGACCTGCCCGCGCGCGGGGCGCCCGATCGGGTGATCTCGGTATCGCAGGACGGCCTCAACCTCGTGAGCATCGCCTTCCTGGTATGCCTGCCCCTCCTGCTGCTCGGCCTCGGCGCTGGCATCGCATGGCGACGGAGGCGGCGCTGA
- a CDS encoding dermonecrotic toxin domain-containing protein, which yields MLPSQAPPAHVAHTNQSALDRLQRMRDIQVWILEQQAALPGSIEGTDSSLAPFLAALDAFWDASVEHKAGQPAVPRRQALALLLAQAADDDAALRHNDGTLSAEDLLIARAVRLPPGGPLSSHLHASELLVGTRPYAGALVLQDDRDPARVLLFTVETGWRVFASLDVLYRDVELGMRRQLAQRDELPGIGMDDMEAVIDTHFLDTRPIDGDAFDTLTRRLVERLRERVTLAFATPVDEERQDALHAALDLHALLDVHGIVRDRDLSLATRLDEERLAGQPKAVRDHWRRMAADYRDSAYRARDLQSSGTSSLDAFILDALATALRDRGIAVSPRDVRVRLTRRTLENGPIATALSGFARQELSLLELAYRNLGDTDGLEVIHADGSLRTDIPAPVVRKIVRDLDLPNAYARHLESTLGDTPQGRGQRRTFTGLLKARMAFEAADARLSYYDGNEPRSFHPDHRERGFAWVKAVLDHPASTGRARVEGHEIVIHQLTYQGAALTGLFLIGARQSGAVARVVLYTPDAPDGLAWREFADRATLTRDFLLNRRFEHYLLAHLPDELGEADPARQGSRRFRVPRFNDDRSASWIFSTGSCQGCTELAEKFHSREVATDIFDRAYDDLVALAKRNASDVARSTANTDVGAARDVLWHWNLPVQLTRELVGGVIRSVPQTAQAAWRFYDNVKAGERTEAFLAFVDGYTAGLAVLPLYSQVPVLTGAYVRATAGSRVLASNRSTLSRPDTLFDKRFLAKDVVIPPGESMSVFHVVEHAGVKRGIIRHEGKSYHVRYDTTHDSWRLFDAGNPGRHGPPVERLADGTWRFRRGGLAGGGGGSSRHARLPTEDPLFLLSDNELLNADVARLTTHQRGVLLDTLYRDLAATDYDRVLKHMLGREPAPHRLSSTQRQAWNDALQAGTWAPAEAPVAPRLPIDPPGLPAGTAPRGASRLPRLTTVDQSWWPQHVYAYLPGQISGQGTEVVSVALQELRVSRGLHVGIPVTTLPPTTPLSSLPTGLTPWIPRAAGTTANSTLGSASGRWVRIDLHTLMRRSTTPRSRSYQLFRIDETDAYLLRPVNRHNLHANVDKQTSVRFSGNEFEIGSMP from the coding sequence ATGCTTCCGTCGCAGGCGCCGCCTGCCCACGTCGCCCATACCAACCAGTCCGCCCTGGACAGACTCCAGCGCATGCGGGACATCCAAGTCTGGATCCTCGAACAGCAGGCCGCGCTGCCGGGATCGATCGAGGGCACTGACTCCTCCCTCGCCCCATTCCTCGCCGCGCTGGACGCTTTCTGGGACGCCTCCGTCGAACATAAGGCAGGCCAGCCGGCTGTCCCGCGCCGACAGGCCCTGGCCCTGCTCCTGGCCCAAGCCGCCGACGACGATGCCGCGTTACGCCACAACGACGGCACCCTCTCCGCTGAAGACCTGCTCATCGCGCGCGCCGTCAGGCTGCCTCCGGGCGGCCCTCTATCCAGCCACCTCCATGCGAGCGAACTCCTCGTCGGCACCCGGCCCTACGCCGGCGCTCTCGTCCTCCAGGACGACCGCGATCCCGCGCGGGTACTGCTGTTCACCGTCGAAACCGGCTGGCGGGTCTTCGCGTCGCTCGACGTCCTCTACCGCGACGTCGAACTGGGCATGCGCCGGCAACTGGCCCAACGCGACGAGCTGCCCGGCATCGGCATGGACGACATGGAAGCGGTCATCGACACGCACTTCCTCGACACCCGGCCCATCGACGGCGATGCGTTCGATACCTTGACCCGCCGGCTCGTCGAACGGCTGCGCGAACGGGTCACGCTGGCCTTCGCGACGCCCGTCGACGAAGAACGCCAGGATGCCTTGCATGCCGCCCTGGACCTGCACGCCCTGCTCGACGTGCACGGCATCGTGCGCGACCGGGACCTCTCCCTGGCCACCCGGCTCGACGAGGAACGTCTGGCCGGACAGCCCAAGGCAGTCCGCGACCACTGGCGGCGCATGGCCGCCGACTACCGCGACAGTGCCTACCGAGCCCGCGACCTCCAGTCCTCCGGGACGTCGTCGCTGGACGCGTTCATCCTGGACGCGTTGGCCACGGCTTTGCGCGATCGCGGCATCGCCGTGTCGCCACGCGACGTGCGGGTCCGCCTGACCCGCCGCACGCTGGAGAACGGTCCGATCGCAACCGCCCTGTCGGGATTCGCGCGGCAGGAGCTCTCGTTGCTCGAACTGGCGTATCGCAACCTCGGCGACACCGACGGCCTGGAGGTCATCCACGCCGACGGCTCGTTGCGCACCGATATCCCGGCACCGGTCGTGCGCAAGATCGTCCGCGACCTGGATCTTCCCAACGCCTACGCCCGGCACCTGGAGAGCACGCTGGGCGATACGCCGCAGGGTCGTGGACAGCGCCGGACGTTCACCGGCCTGCTGAAGGCGCGCATGGCCTTCGAGGCCGCGGATGCGCGGCTGTCCTATTACGACGGCAACGAACCCCGGTCCTTCCATCCCGATCACCGGGAGCGTGGCTTCGCCTGGGTGAAGGCCGTGCTGGACCATCCGGCCTCGACGGGCCGGGCGCGGGTCGAAGGCCACGAGATCGTTATCCACCAACTGACCTACCAGGGCGCCGCGCTGACCGGGCTCTTCCTGATCGGCGCCCGCCAGAGCGGAGCCGTCGCCCGTGTCGTGCTCTACACCCCCGACGCGCCCGATGGCCTCGCGTGGCGTGAATTCGCCGACCGGGCCACACTGACCCGCGACTTCCTGCTCAACCGCCGGTTCGAGCATTACCTCCTGGCCCACCTGCCCGACGAACTCGGCGAGGCCGATCCCGCCCGACAGGGCTCGCGCCGTTTTCGGGTGCCGCGCTTCAACGACGATCGCTCCGCGAGCTGGATATTCAGCACGGGAAGCTGCCAGGGATGCACCGAACTGGCGGAAAAATTCCACTCGCGGGAGGTCGCGACCGATATCTTCGACCGGGCCTACGACGACCTCGTCGCCCTGGCCAAGCGCAACGCCAGCGACGTCGCCCGCTCGACCGCCAACACCGACGTCGGTGCCGCCAGGGACGTGCTATGGCACTGGAACCTACCCGTCCAACTGACCCGCGAACTCGTCGGCGGTGTGATCCGGAGCGTGCCGCAGACCGCCCAGGCGGCATGGCGTTTCTACGACAACGTGAAGGCAGGCGAACGCACCGAGGCCTTCCTCGCCTTCGTCGATGGCTATACCGCCGGCCTCGCCGTCCTGCCGCTCTACTCCCAGGTGCCCGTGCTGACCGGCGCCTACGTCCGCGCTACTGCCGGCTCGCGCGTCCTTGCATCCAACCGGAGCACGCTGTCCAGGCCGGACACCCTCTTTGATAAACGTTTCCTCGCGAAGGACGTCGTCATTCCACCCGGCGAATCCATGTCGGTCTTCCATGTCGTCGAGCATGCGGGAGTGAAGCGCGGCATCATCCGGCACGAAGGAAAGTCCTATCACGTGCGCTACGACACGACGCATGACAGCTGGCGGCTCTTCGACGCCGGCAACCCCGGGCGCCACGGTCCGCCGGTGGAACGCCTTGCCGACGGCACATGGCGCTTCCGGCGCGGCGGGCTGGCTGGCGGTGGCGGCGGGTCCAGCCGCCACGCCCGTCTGCCGACGGAAGATCCCCTCTTCCTGCTGTCCGACAACGAGCTGCTGAACGCCGACGTCGCGCGGCTCACGACCCATCAGCGCGGCGTGCTCCTGGACACGCTGTACCGGGACCTCGCCGCGACCGACTACGACCGTGTCCTGAAGCACATGCTCGGACGAGAACCCGCGCCACACCGCCTGTCGTCGACGCAACGCCAGGCCTGGAACGATGCGCTGCAAGCCGGTACATGGGCGCCCGCCGAGGCGCCGGTCGCGCCCCGCCTCCCCATCGATCCGCCCGGCCTGCCGGCGGGAACCGCCCCCCGCGGCGCGAGCCGGCTGCCCCGCCTGACCACGGTCGACCAGTCCTGGTGGCCTCAGCACGTCTACGCCTACCTTCCGGGTCAGATCTCAGGCCAGGGAACGGAAGTCGTGAGCGTGGCCTTGCAAGAGCTACGGGTTTCCCGCGGGCTGCACGTGGGAATCCCCGTGACGACCCTGCCTCCCACGACGCCACTCTCCTCCCTGCCGACCGGCCTGACCCCATGGATACCGCGCGCGGCGGGAACGACCGCCAACAGTACCCTCGGTTCCGCCTCCGGCCGCTGGGTCCGTATCGACCTGCACACGCTGATGCGCCGTTCCACGACACCCCGGAGCCGGTCCTATCAGCTATTCAGGATCGATGAGACGGACGCCTACCTGCTCCGTCCGGTCAACCGGCACAACCTGCATGCGAACGTCGACAAGCAGACGTCCGTGCGCTTCTCGGGCAATGAATTCGAGATCGGCTCGATGCCGTGA
- a CDS encoding thymidine kinase, whose amino-acid sequence MAKLYFYYSAMNAGKTTTLLQSAHNYHERGMRTLILTPALDDRYGEGMVASRIGLQARAVRFAGEEDIFAIVEKDIAGRGALHCVLVDEAQFLSKAQVWQLTDVVDRLGIPVLAYGLRTDFRGELFEGSQYLLAWADNLDEIKTICHSGKKATMVVRVDEHGRAVTQGPQVEIGGNDRYVSVSRAEFKSITGGDGRIELQQPMLPLGESEPEEGNPA is encoded by the coding sequence ATGGCCAAGCTGTACTTCTATTACTCGGCGATGAACGCCGGCAAGACCACGACGCTGCTGCAGAGCGCGCACAACTACCACGAGCGCGGCATGCGCACGCTGATCCTCACCCCGGCCCTGGACGACCGCTACGGGGAAGGCATGGTGGCCTCCCGGATCGGCCTGCAGGCCCGGGCGGTGCGCTTTGCCGGCGAGGAGGACATCTTCGCGATCGTCGAGAAGGACATCGCCGGGCGCGGCGCCCTGCACTGCGTGCTGGTGGACGAGGCCCAGTTCCTGAGCAAGGCCCAGGTCTGGCAGCTGACCGACGTGGTCGACCGCCTCGGCATCCCCGTCCTGGCCTATGGCCTGCGCACCGATTTCCGCGGCGAGCTGTTCGAGGGCAGCCAGTACCTCCTGGCCTGGGCCGACAACCTCGACGAGATCAAGACGATCTGCCATTCCGGGAAGAAGGCGACCATGGTGGTACGCGTGGACGAGCACGGGCGCGCCGTGACCCAGGGTCCCCAGGTTGAGATCGGCGGCAACGACCGCTATGTCTCCGTGAGCCGCGCCGAGTTCAAGAGCATCACCGGCGGCGACGGACGTATCGAGTTGCAGCAGCCGATGCTGCCGCTCGGCGAGAGCGAACCCGAAGAAGGAAATCCCGCGTGA
- the rpmB gene encoding 50S ribosomal protein L28, whose translation MARRCQVTNKGVQTGNNVSHANNKTRRRWLPNLHERRFWVASENRWVKLRVSNHALRTIDKNGIEAVLADLRSRGEKI comes from the coding sequence ATGGCCCGTAGATGCCAAGTCACCAACAAGGGTGTGCAGACCGGCAACAACGTCTCGCACGCGAACAACAAGACCCGTCGCCGCTGGCTGCCGAACCTGCACGAGCGCCGCTTCTGGGTCGCCAGCGAGAACCGCTGGGTGAAGCTGCGCGTTTCCAACCACGCGCTGCGCACCATCGACAAGAACGGCATCGAGGCTGTGCTGGCCGACCTCCGTTCCCGCGGCGAAAAGATCTAA
- a CDS encoding ABC transporter permease translates to MSVAAVAGLELRRLAVRPLAWALAALTIAWLAWTFVLGLGQFLGAQVKLAAVADAPGFTDLVAIPLLAELAKLAFLVVPLMTMTQLAGERRAGTLALLASTGLAPWRIVTGKYLAVLAWLGLWLLATLAMPLAIGAESTADWGKLAAATLGTALLLATLAAIGIACSAATSFPAIAAAMALIVTLALWTIDRGAQAAGVSGGFLEWLTMATHLQNLLRGLVVTSDLAWFALAIALSLCLAVRRLAADRERQ, encoded by the coding sequence ATGAGCGTCGCCGCCGTCGCAGGTCTCGAACTCCGCCGCCTCGCCGTGCGCCCCCTGGCGTGGGCGCTCGCCGCGCTGACCATCGCCTGGCTGGCCTGGACCTTCGTGCTCGGCCTGGGCCAGTTCCTGGGGGCGCAGGTCAAGCTCGCCGCCGTGGCCGACGCGCCCGGCTTCACCGACCTGGTGGCGATTCCCCTGCTCGCCGAACTCGCGAAGCTCGCCTTCCTCGTCGTGCCCCTCATGACCATGACCCAGCTCGCCGGCGAACGCCGCGCGGGCACGCTCGCCCTCCTGGCCTCCACCGGGCTCGCCCCCTGGCGCATCGTGACCGGCAAGTACCTCGCGGTACTCGCGTGGCTGGGACTGTGGCTGCTGGCGACGCTGGCGATGCCGCTCGCCATCGGCGCGGAATCCACCGCCGACTGGGGCAAGCTCGCAGCGGCCACGCTGGGTACCGCCTTGCTGCTCGCCACGCTGGCCGCCATCGGCATCGCCTGCTCCGCCGCCACCTCGTTCCCGGCCATCGCGGCGGCCATGGCGCTCATCGTCACGCTCGCCCTCTGGACCATCGATCGCGGCGCACAGGCCGCCGGCGTGAGCGGCGGCTTCCTCGAATGGCTCACCATGGCCACCCACCTGCAAAACCTGCTGCGCGGGCTGGTCGTGACCAGCGACCTCGCATGGTTCGCGCTCGCGATCGCCCTCTCGCTGTGCCTCGCCGTCCGTCGCCTCGCTGCCGACAGGGAGCGCCAGTGA